One part of the Campylobacter sp. RM16189 genome encodes these proteins:
- a CDS encoding DUF234 domain-containing protein, giving the protein MRLAKSDRKRFNIHKIFSQQVAKRVYKELFERELISVEKSLEKPIKAPKGQLLKKHLRRYQVEDKIRFSDNFTRFWFRFIEPNLSLLEEANFDNVMRDIRANFDDYASFGFELICRELLAHKFGVEFDRVSSLWTREVEIDLFLKINEQIIVGEAKFKEHKICKNVLNLLAKKCGRLQLEPYKFALFSKSGFSKELERLKDERVMLFDMKDFEELING; this is encoded by the coding sequence ATGCGTCTTGCAAAGAGCGATAGAAAGAGGTTTAATATCCATAAAATTTTCTCCCAACAAGTCGCCAAACGAGTTTATAAAGAGCTTTTTGAAAGAGAGCTCATAAGTGTTGAAAAGAGCCTTGAAAAGCCTATAAAAGCGCCAAAAGGACAGCTCTTAAAAAAGCATTTAAGAAGATATCAGGTAGAGGATAAAATACGTTTTAGCGATAATTTCACTAGATTTTGGTTTAGATTTATAGAGCCAAATTTAAGTCTGCTTGAAGAGGCTAATTTTGATAACGTTATGCGAGATATAAGGGCGAATTTCGATGATTATGCGAGCTTTGGATTTGAGCTTATTTGCAGGGAGCTTTTAGCGCACAAATTTGGCGTAGAATTTGATAGAGTAAGCAGCCTGTGGACAAGAGAGGTTGAGATCGATCTGTTTTTAAAAATTAATGAACAGATCATAGTCGGAGAGGCGAAATTTAAAGAGCATAAGATATGCAAAAATGTGCTAAATTTGCTTGCTAAAAAATGTGGCAGATTGCAGCTTGAACCATATAAATTTGCGCTTTTTTCAAAGAGCGGCTTTAGCAAAGAGCTTGAGAGATTAAAAGACGAGCGAGTAATGCTTTTTGATATGAAAGATTTTGAGGAGCTGATAAATGGATGA
- a CDS encoding ATP-binding protein, with the protein MDEKTSIQDGLKSLIEQTYLIEQEYKNLTNSYSNLQNFIKEIVEILPTAIWVIDEKGEIFLQNSEALKIPKLLNLIDENSEEIELHGQIYLIKTTQKNGKKIISATDITKEKRTERLASMGQVAAHLAHEIRNPIGSISLLTSTLLKRADEKTKPVVSEIQRAIWRVERIIKATLLFTKGLSINPSVFNFNELKSECEEAIAYYAYSKEINFELNFPNAYYNGDKDLLAIVFQNMLFNAIDAIEQSDDESGEIRLEYEKTSQEHRFVIFDSGVDIANAQIVFEPFKTSKLKGNGLGLHLCLQIINAHKGSIEIMLNPKRFCINLPIYKAKSE; encoded by the coding sequence ATGGATGAAAAAACAAGCATACAAGATGGGTTAAAAAGCCTGATAGAGCAGACTTATCTAATCGAGCAAGAGTATAAAAACCTCACGAATTCATACTCAAATTTGCAAAATTTCATAAAAGAGATCGTGGAAATTTTACCCACCGCCATCTGGGTCATAGATGAAAAGGGCGAAATTTTCTTGCAAAACTCAGAAGCGCTTAAAATTCCAAAACTTTTAAATTTAATCGATGAAAATAGCGAAGAGATAGAACTACACGGTCAAATTTATCTCATAAAAACAACTCAAAAAAACGGTAAGAAAATCATCTCTGCAACAGACATAACAAAAGAAAAGCGAACAGAGCGACTAGCCTCTATGGGACAGGTTGCCGCCCACTTAGCTCACGAGATAAGAAATCCCATAGGTTCGATCTCGCTTCTAACTTCAACCCTTTTAAAGCGAGCCGATGAAAAAACAAAGCCCGTAGTAAGCGAGATTCAAAGGGCTATTTGGCGAGTAGAGCGTATCATTAAAGCAACCCTGCTCTTTACAAAGGGGCTTAGCATAAATCCTAGCGTGTTTAATTTTAACGAATTAAAAAGCGAATGCGAGGAAGCAATAGCCTACTACGCCTACTCAAAAGAGATAAATTTCGAGCTAAATTTTCCAAACGCTTACTATAATGGCGACAAAGACCTGCTTGCGATAGTCTTTCAAAACATGCTTTTTAACGCGATTGACGCTATCGAGCAAAGTGATGATGAAAGCGGGGAAATAAGGCTTGAATATGAAAAAACATCCCAGGAGCATCGCTTCGTCATATTTGATAGCGGAGTAGATATAGCAAATGCGCAAATCGTCTTTGAGCCGTTTAAGACGAGCAAGCTTAAAGGAAACGGGCTTGGGTTGCACCTGTGCTTGCAGATCATAAACGCACACAAAGGAAGTATCGAAATCATGCTAAATCCGAAGCGATTTTGCATAAATTTGCCTATTTACAAGGCAAAAAGCGAGTAA
- a CDS encoding isochorismatase family cysteine hydrolase, with amino-acid sequence MKLDRKILDELEIWHEELKPLKMSELFKNGGKNIVFVSVDMINGFCCEGALSSPRVGAIAKNLADTFKRAHDEFGFKNFILIQDNHGEEASEFDAFPPHAIAGTSEAETIDELKNLSFFDEMKIYYKNSISSAYCDGFNRFLEQNPNVNTFVIFGDCTDLCVYNLALHIKLSANEKNIKREVIVVSDLVQTYDAPWHNGDFYHLVFLRHMQIAANIKVIKSLE; translated from the coding sequence ATGAAACTTGATAGAAAAATTTTAGACGAATTAGAAATTTGGCACGAAGAGCTAAAGCCACTTAAGATGAGCGAGCTTTTTAAAAACGGTGGCAAAAATATCGTCTTCGTAAGCGTAGATATGATAAACGGCTTTTGCTGTGAGGGCGCGTTATCTAGTCCAAGAGTGGGCGCTATAGCTAAAAATTTGGCAGATACATTTAAAAGAGCGCACGATGAGTTTGGCTTTAAAAATTTCATCTTAATCCAAGATAATCATGGCGAAGAAGCAAGCGAATTTGACGCTTTCCCGCCACATGCGATAGCAGGAACGAGCGAGGCTGAGACGATAGATGAGCTTAAAAATTTAAGCTTTTTTGATGAGATGAAAATTTATTATAAAAACTCGATAAGCTCGGCGTATTGCGACGGATTTAACCGCTTTTTAGAGCAAAATCCAAATGTGAATACCTTTGTCATCTTTGGCGACTGCACCGATCTTTGCGTTTACAACCTCGCCCTTCACATCAAGCTAAGCGCAAACGAAAAAAACATAAAACGCGAAGTTATCGTAGTAAGCGATCTGGTGCAAACCTACGACGCGCCTTGGCATAACGGGGACTTTTATCATCTGGTGTTTTTACGACATATGCAAATAGCGGCAAATATAAAAGTTATCAAATCTCTTGAATAA